In one window of Oryza sativa Japonica Group chromosome 9, ASM3414082v1 DNA:
- the LOC107278852 gene encoding uncharacterized protein: MTDQFKGKFGCLICIDKTSYKYLTSIGKVVYMRHRWFLPQRHRWRAKDRLFDKTVENDLAPETRTGAQVFELTKNIKVVFRKGKKKAVRRTKRMDQNNTDATYEETALPFNKHSIFFSYLEYWKDQVVRHAIDLMHLEKNVFDSTIGTLLDIPTYFNMTEHLIVHIVPQIIEIGPLYLHQMWAYERYMSVLKGYAPGTGIIGKKRFYDEDYRAVAEAHSSVLQQLAIVEPYIEEHMNEIRANNPRRTATWISKEQKRKFPEWLKEKELTFGESLEEKTLHRLANGPSSLVTSWQGYDIGGYRFYTICKDKKSAAQNSGVRMEAFDASSEKKSYYGITQDIWELAYVLNIQIPVLQCQWVRDTTGVSIDNYDLTIVERNKLGHKDDPWVLAKRVA; the protein is encoded by the exons ATGACG GACCAGTTTAAGGGGAAGTTCGGATGTCTTATATGTATCGACAAGACGTCGTACAAGTACCTCACCTCCATAGGCAAGGTAGTGTACATGCGTCATCGTTGGTTCTTACCTCAGAGGCACAGGTGGCGTGCGAAGGATAGATTATTCGACAAGACAGTAGAGAACGATCTAGCTCCTGAAACACGAACTGGTGCACAAGTGTTCGAGCTGACTAAGAACATTAAGGTCGTGTTCAGGAAGGGAAAGAAGAAGGCCGTCAGGAGGACGAAACGGATGGATCAGAACAATACAGACGCAACGTATGAGGAAACTGCCTTGCCTTTCAATAAGCACTCAATATTTTTCAGCTATCTGGAATACTGGAAAGACCAGGTGGTTCGTCATGCCATCGACCTAATGCATCTCGAGAAGAATGTGTTCGACAGCACCATTGGCACTTTACTGGACATCCCGA CTTACTTCAATATGACGGAGCATCTGATTGTCCACATCGTCCCTCAGATTATCGAAATTGGTCCCCTATACCTACACCAGATGTGGGCGTATGAGAGGTACATGTCGGTTCTGAAAGGGTATGCCC CTGGGACGGGGATCATAGGCAAGAAAAGGTTCTATGATGAGGACTACAGAGCTGTAGCAGAAGCACATAGCAGCGTGTTGCAACAGCTCGCCATTGTCGAGCCATACATTGAGGAACACATGAACGAGATAAGAGCCAACAATCCTAGAAGAACGGCCACTTGGATCTCTAAGGAACAGAAACGCAAATTTCCTGAATGGTTGAAGGAGAAAGAGCTGACATTCGGTGAATCACTCGAGGAAAAAACATTGCACAGGCTAGCAAATGGCCCAAGTAGCCTCGTGACCTCAtggcaagggtacgatattGGTGGATATAGGTTTTACACAATATGCAAGGACAAGAAAAGCGCAGCTCAGAATAGCGGAGTTCGGATGGAGGCGTTTGACGCATCAAGCGAGAAGAAGTCTTACTACGGGATCACACAAGACATTTGGGAGCTTGCCTATGTCCTTAACATCCAGATCCCGGTGCTACAATGCCAATGGGTCAGAGACACAACAGGCGTATCCATCGATAACTACGACCTTACGATTGTAGAACGCAACAAGCTAGGACACAAGGATGATCCGTGGGTTCTTGCTAAGCGTGTTGCATAG